The following proteins are encoded in a genomic region of Desulfonatronum thiodismutans:
- a CDS encoding DUF1902 domain-containing protein, protein MKNSQSRRFGIRRPGGWVAESDDVPGLVTEADVASFSC, encoded by the coding sequence TTGAAGAATTCACAGTCACGGCGTTTTGGGATACGGAGGCCGGGGGGGTGGGTGGCGGAAAGCGACGATGTTCCCGGGTTGGTCACTGAAGCCGATGTCGCCAGCTTTAGCTGTTAA
- a CDS encoding pyrimidine 5'-nucleotidase produces MDAFIFDLDNTLYPASTSLFPLIDARINQYMHERAGIPEDRVDELRRRYWKDYGLTMVGLAKHHGVDQEDYLDFVHDVDVASVLRPQPELALALSALPGVKVVLTNGSLNHALRVLAVLGLRDVFTEIFDVRLAAYRPKPYPEPYRETLRRLGVPGSRCVMVEDIALNLKTAKEFGMTTVLIGPGNGEDYVDVRIDEVGLFPDVYARLEWEKKKAG; encoded by the coding sequence ATGGACGCGTTCATCTTTGATTTGGACAATACCCTTTACCCGGCGTCAACCTCGTTGTTTCCGTTGATCGACGCCCGGATCAACCAATACATGCATGAACGGGCCGGCATTCCCGAAGACCGGGTGGACGAGTTGCGCCGCCGATACTGGAAAGACTACGGGTTGACCATGGTCGGACTGGCCAAGCATCATGGCGTGGATCAGGAAGACTACCTGGACTTTGTCCATGACGTGGACGTGGCCTCGGTCCTGCGGCCCCAACCGGAACTGGCCCTGGCCCTGTCCGCCCTGCCCGGGGTCAAGGTCGTCCTGACCAACGGCTCCCTGAACCATGCCCTGCGGGTGCTGGCAGTTCTTGGCCTGCGGGATGTATTTACGGAGATTTTCGACGTTCGGCTGGCGGCCTACCGGCCCAAGCCTTACCCGGAACCGTACCGGGAAACCCTGCGCCGACTGGGCGTCCCGGGGTCGCGGTGCGTGATGGTGGAGGACATTGCCCTGAATCTGAAGACAGCCAAGGAATTCGGCATGACCACGGTGCTGATCGGTCCTGGCAACGGCGAAGACTACGTGGACGTGCGCATCGACGAAGTAGGATTGTTTCCGGACGTCTACGCACGCCTTGAGTGGGAAAAGAAAAAGGCGGGCTGA
- a CDS encoding transglycosylase SLT domain-containing protein translates to MRMPRLTIYVLFAVAALLVWLGPAQAASVEEQRRLFLQAEEALRKGQRQAYLNLLPRLDGYPLTPYLAATDLERRLGSGSTAEVRAFLKAYGDIPASDSLRRKWLRELAKQSRWADFVQDYTPQTNEDLQCLYGQALLGAGKTGAAMEHAGEMWLSGTSRPKSCDPLFAAWMGKGLLTKGLVVERIQLAMNAGQTGLARYLTRFLPPEERPWVEYWCKVDERPGLVLERTWNGVQSDFVLPVLTHGMRKLTRVDASRTARDWDRLRLRYGLERERFADIEVDIALFMSLRFEDGAVERIGTLPVDLRSDRLREWGVRAALRQQDWAAALTKLDGLTKSQQQDPRWRYWRARALEQTGWAEHALALYQDLASETHYFGMLAADRLGRAYEVEHQPVAVTAEMLNMAKQDPGLRRAVEFFALKRFGPGRSEWQRALPRLDEGVKLAAAIWARELGWHDRAITATVAARHHTDLEIRFPLPYSSQIMAQSTSKSLNPAWVYGVMRQESLFMEDVGSSAGALGLMQIMPQTGQRIAGWHGERLANSQLLLQPERNIRYGTTYLRRQLDDLQNHYALATAAYNAGQHRVKGWLPQGGELPADIWVETIPFNETRNYVERVLSYTAIYEHRLGQPLTRVSLRLPPVQPRDGGTRVAESGY, encoded by the coding sequence ATGCGCATGCCGCGATTGACGATCTACGTCCTTTTTGCCGTGGCCGCCTTACTTGTTTGGCTTGGTCCCGCCCAAGCCGCATCCGTGGAAGAACAACGGAGGTTGTTTCTTCAGGCCGAAGAAGCATTGCGCAAAGGGCAACGCCAAGCCTACTTGAACCTGCTGCCCCGCCTCGACGGCTACCCGCTGACGCCCTATCTGGCCGCCACTGACCTTGAGCGAAGGCTCGGATCCGGATCGACAGCAGAGGTTCGGGCTTTTTTGAAGGCCTATGGTGATATCCCGGCATCGGATTCCCTGCGTCGGAAGTGGCTGCGGGAGCTGGCCAAACAGTCACGCTGGGCGGATTTTGTTCAGGACTATACCCCTCAGACCAATGAGGACCTTCAATGCCTGTATGGCCAAGCCCTGCTGGGCGCCGGAAAAACCGGGGCGGCCATGGAGCATGCCGGTGAGATGTGGCTGTCCGGGACATCCCGCCCAAAGAGTTGCGATCCACTCTTCGCGGCCTGGATGGGCAAGGGACTCTTGACCAAGGGGTTGGTGGTGGAGCGAATTCAGTTGGCCATGAACGCCGGACAGACAGGGCTGGCGCGCTACCTGACGCGGTTTCTCCCCCCGGAGGAACGCCCCTGGGTGGAGTACTGGTGCAAGGTGGACGAACGTCCCGGTCTGGTCCTGGAGCGCACTTGGAACGGGGTCCAAAGTGACTTCGTCCTCCCGGTGCTGACCCACGGCATGCGCAAGCTGACCCGTGTGGACGCCTCTCGAACAGCTCGGGACTGGGACCGGCTTCGCTTGCGCTACGGCCTGGAACGGGAGCGGTTCGCCGACATCGAGGTGGATATCGCCCTGTTCATGAGCCTGCGTTTCGAGGACGGGGCCGTGGAACGGATCGGGACTCTGCCCGTGGACCTGAGAAGTGATCGGCTGCGGGAATGGGGCGTGCGTGCGGCCTTGCGCCAACAGGATTGGGCGGCCGCCCTGACCAAGCTGGACGGGTTGACGAAAAGTCAGCAGCAAGACCCCAGGTGGAGATATTGGCGGGCGCGGGCCTTGGAGCAGACCGGATGGGCTGAACACGCCCTGGCCCTGTACCAGGATTTGGCCAGTGAAACGCACTATTTCGGCATGCTGGCCGCGGACCGCCTCGGACGGGCCTACGAGGTGGAGCATCAGCCCGTGGCCGTGACCGCCGAGATGCTGAACATGGCCAAGCAAGACCCCGGTTTACGCCGGGCCGTGGAATTTTTCGCCCTGAAGCGTTTCGGCCCGGGGCGTAGCGAATGGCAGCGGGCGCTGCCCCGGCTGGATGAAGGTGTTAAGTTGGCCGCGGCCATCTGGGCCAGGGAACTGGGGTGGCATGACCGGGCCATCACGGCCACAGTGGCTGCACGGCACCATACGGACTTGGAAATCCGCTTCCCCTTGCCCTATTCGTCCCAGATCATGGCCCAGAGTACATCTAAAAGCCTCAACCCAGCCTGGGTCTACGGAGTGATGCGTCAGGAGAGCCTGTTCATGGAAGACGTGGGCTCGTCCGCCGGCGCCCTGGGGCTGATGCAGATCATGCCCCAGACCGGTCAGCGCATCGCCGGGTGGCACGGAGAGCGGCTCGCCAACTCCCAGCTGCTGCTCCAGCCCGAGCGGAACATCCGTTACGGCACCACCTATTTACGCCGACAGCTGGACGATCTCCAGAACCACTACGCCCTGGCCACCGCCGCCTACAATGCCGGTCAACACCGGGTCAAAGGCTGGCTGCCCCAGGGCGGCGAACTCCCCGCGGACATCTGGGTGGAAACCATCCCGTTCAACGAAACCCGCAACTACGTGGAACGCGTCCTGTCCTACACCGCCATTTACGAACACCGCCTCGGCCAACCGCTGACCCGTGTCAGCCTCCGCCTCCCTCCGGTCCAGCCCCGGGACGGGGGAACTCGGGTGGCGGAAAGCGGGTATTGA
- the hypB gene encoding hydrogenase nickel incorporation protein HypB, with translation MSKAIPVIRNILDANNRLADQLRNVYAENNLLALNLMSSPGAGKTSLLERTLNDLRDELRMAVIEGDLQTDNDARRVAATGAQAVQINTEGGCHLDSSMILEALKQMDLAALDVLFIENVGNLVCPAEFDLGEKAKVTLLSVTEGDDKPEKYPMMFAQSKVLLLNKIDLLPYVDFDLERATRFARALNPEIIVFPVSCRTGEGLEPWYAWLKEAALAERR, from the coding sequence ATGTCCAAAGCCATCCCCGTGATCCGGAATATCCTGGATGCCAACAACCGCCTGGCTGATCAGCTCCGCAACGTCTATGCGGAAAACAATCTTCTGGCCCTGAACCTGATGAGTTCGCCGGGAGCCGGAAAGACCTCTCTGCTGGAGCGAACCCTGAACGATCTGCGCGACGAACTGCGCATGGCCGTGATCGAGGGCGACCTGCAGACGGACAACGACGCCCGGCGAGTGGCCGCCACCGGGGCTCAGGCCGTGCAGATCAACACCGAGGGCGGCTGCCACCTGGACAGCTCCATGATCCTGGAGGCTTTGAAGCAGATGGACCTGGCGGCCTTGGACGTGCTGTTCATCGAGAACGTGGGCAATCTTGTCTGCCCGGCGGAGTTTGACCTGGGGGAAAAGGCCAAGGTGACCCTGCTCAGCGTGACCGAGGGCGACGACAAGCCGGAGAAGTACCCGATGATGTTCGCCCAGTCCAAAGTGCTGCTGCTGAACAAGATCGACCTGCTGCCCTACGTGGACTTCGACCTGGAGCGGGCCACCCGCTTCGCCCGCGCCCTGAACCCGGAAATCATCGTCTTCCCGGTTTCCTGCCGTACGGGAGAGGGACTGGAACCTTGGTATGCCTGGCTCAAGGAAGCGGCTCTGGCGGAACGCCGATAG